The Pseudomonas sp. R4-35-07 nucleotide sequence ATCATAAACTACAAACCGGTTATCATGGCCATGAGCGTTCGTCAGCCTGTATTGGTTGTCGCTGCCGAACACGACATTGTTAATCCCCCGGATCAAGCAGTCCGATTGTATGAAGCGCTGCATGCTGAAAAGACAATCATTATGCTTGAAGGTGCTGGGCATTATGATGTCTATGAAGGTGACACTCATTTTAAAGTTTTAAGACATCAAATTAACTGGCTGGGAATGTATCTTTAACCGCCACACCTACAGCAAGGAAGAACTATGGAACCTGTGGCTGCAATTAATGAGATTTTACTGAGTAACGAGCGGACTGTGATTGGGCGTGAAGATACTCGTAGATTTTTGCGTCTTGTAAGCGATGTGCATAATACCACTGCCGAATTAGTTTTTTCTGGTAAGACGCCGACCGTTGGTGCTACGATTTTTCGATTAGTTACTTTAGCGCTATCCTCAATATCGTTATCAGCAGGCTCTTGGTTAGGTCCGCCCGGAGCGCTTGCCACGCCATTATCGAACCCATTGTCAGACGATTTATTCAAAACACATATCGAATCTTTTGGGTTTGATGTTGTGTCAAAAGGCTTCGAGAGTCTAGAAGGGGCTAAGCGGGAATTTCTCACGCGAACTATTAATAACGGGATCTCTGTGGTTACTTCAGTAATAGAGTCTCTAAAAGGTATTGATGATCCGACATTTGATGCCAAGCTTACTGAGTGGGGAGTGGATCCCAGTATACGTCCGAGACTGTTGGAGAATTACAGAGCGATGCAGTCAATGTTGCTTTGGATGACGGAAGAGGGCGGGCAAGATATTTATCTTGTGGAACCGTATGACAATTCCGATCCCACTGCCGCCATTAACTTGGTTCAAGACGGCGAGCAAAGGATTGCGTTTTCTCTACAATTCTTTAAGAAATGCGCCATTCCCGCTGTTAATGCGCTTTTGCATGAGGTGGCGCATCTCTGCTGTAATAAATTTGATTTCTATTATTTTTCTCGTGAAAAGTCTTGCTTGGATGATCAGTATGCTGAACTGCCTTTGCATAGACAGATAAAAGATTTCGCCAGAGGTTTTGAGCAATCCTCCAAGCTTGTGGCAGAGCATATTGAAGGTGAGGAATTTCTTTCCGCTATTGCTCCCAAAGATAACACAAAGACGCTCACGCAACTTTATAATGAAGATGCTGACACCAAAGTAATGGTGAACTTTATGAATGCCGATTCGGTTAGCGCGTTGGCGATCGTTATTGCAGACTATAATTTACACCATGATGGCAATGTCCCTTTAAAGGAAACGTCATCCTTTAAATCTCCACCGGAAGCGGGTCTATATGTGGAGAGTTGAGATTCGTTTCAATCATTGATTTGTAGGATCTCGCACTGTTTCGTAAGCAGTGCGAGCTGGTTTTGTTGCGGGTGGTACTAAGGATAACGAAGAGTCCGTAATACATCGGAGGTTTGGCTTAAAATAGCATCCGCTTATAGCGAGATATAAAAGTGGCGCCGAATTCCAAACGTCATACAGTTGCAGAGTTTGTATCGGTAGTTATTGTCATACCGCAATAGCTGCATGTGTAACTGGTTATCGAACCATAAAGGGCAAAAAATAGTTTTTTTTCGTGCAGAATCTCAGAGGTAAGAAAGTTCCTCGTCCGACGAGGAAGATTCTTGCCGCTGCATTGAGCGGTCTGATGTTGTGGTGCATCTCGATGTGAAAAAATTATAGACAGTTGGAACGAGCCCGTAGGCTAAAAGTGTGATCCAACCTATTTCTCATCGTGACTGCGTGGTTGTCCCTAACTTTGCCGCCGGAGCAGGTCTGGTTCCGGTTGGAGTAAAGCGTCGGGTAGCTCCCATGTGCCTTCCAGTCATTTAGTGCGTTCTTTAAGGGCATAAAGGAGCAATGCCTGTTTAAAAAGGCGCCCTGAATAATTCAGTAAGAAAATTTACTGTTGATATCTGCCGTTAGTAGTGAGAGAGCACATCAAGCATGTTTTACGAGAGCAATATTATGTGTTGCGATGATATGTTAAGGCTCGGCGATTTTGAGTTTTATAATGGTACATTAAAAGAGGTTTGTTGTGGTGATGCGTTCGATAGTATTAGCAGCGTTGATTTTTTTCTCACATCAGGCCTTAGCAACCTGTAGCATAAGTGGTGCAGGCGAATTTAAACTTGGAAAGGATATAGCGCTTTCGAGTAATGTTCCTGTAGGTACTGTACTAAGTAGTCATCGTCAGGTTATTACATACGGGGGGTGTCGGGCGGACGGGGTTGCATATTTGGAGGTGCCTCAAAAGCTACAAGTCGGAAGTGGACTATCAGTTGTTTTTTATTACGACGAGAAGCCAATAAATGGGACTACTGCAAGGCTGGGATTTTTCAATTCTCGCACCGCTAATCACTACTTTGTGTCTTTTGATTTGGTCCGCAGCGCGGGTCCTGTAGCGGCTGGTGATTTACATGCCGGCGGGATTCGGGCTAAACAGCTAGATTCTGATGGTGTCTCGCTAGGACCAGACCAACCAGGCGCAGTAATTGGTAGTGCTATTCTCGGAACGTGCGTTGTTACAACCCCAAATATACTTGTTCCTTTGCCGGCGGTAACCAGCTCTGAACTTTCTAGCATAGGCGCAACATTTGGTGAGGTATTCTTCACTATGGCTGTCAGCTGTAACAGCTCGAGTAAGGTATACGCCGAATTCACTGACTCGAACAATGTATCTAACAGTGGTGAGTCTTTGGAATTAGGAGCGGGCTCGACGGCAAAAGGGATTAGGTTTCAGATGTTGCTTGACGGCTCTTTGGTAAGGTATAAGCAAAGAAGGGGCTTGGGCGATATTCAGTCGGATGGCCTAATTCCCATGTCAGTTCGTTATATTCGAGACGGTAATCTCATTCCGGGTAGGGCTGTTGCGCAGTCTACTTATATAATCAGTTATGATTAAATTCTTGACTAAGCCATCTTTTTTTCTCCAGGTGTTTCGAGAAAACCGCTGTCGAACAATAATAGAGCCGTTGAATGTGCTCTTTGAATGCGATACTCAGTTGTGGTTGATGATTAAAATTGTAATGCCCCCTACACTCGTGCCTACTGCGATTTGTCAGTAAGCAATGGTGTTGGCGAGCCAATTAAAATTCATATATAAACTAAGCCGCGCTCTTTATTCTGCACTCTGTGTTGCTGCTGCAGTCAGCAAGGATGTTCATGGGGTGTTAGGAGGCGGATTGTAGGAGGGGCATAGGGTTGCTGCCCCGCTGAAATAGTTTCTGCCATGGCGACGGCGGCAACCAGCTTTGGTGGTTAGATGCTTGGCTCCGATCGTTTATTGGGTGAGAGGGCCAAAGGCCCTCTCACCTTGTCCTATTTCCGGCGCTTTGATTTGGATAAATGAAATGGTATCTGCCTCCAATAATACCAGTCCACTTCCTTGCGCGCTAAAGTCTGCTACATTATCCGGACAAGTCATTTCCTTTTGGGGTGAAGTAAGGATAAAGGCGTTCGATATTTCACGAAGTTGTCCATCTGATTCAGCCTAATATACTGCTATTCGAAGCCGGATGCAGCGGTTCTTCAATCCCAGCGGGTCGTCGATTTTAGTGCTGCTGGCATTGATTCGACTGGCGCTCTTGGAATGGGCGGGGCGGGGTAAATAAAATCTAACGGGCTCATTTTGGGTCCATGTTCGCTCGTGTCATTAGGTGTGGGGTTCAGTCTTTCTCGAGTGAGCTTTATATCCTTATCATAAAAAATGCTCTTAGCATGATCATCTTCTCTCATACAGCGTTTGTTCACAGCGCTGTCGTTGGCGGGCAGGGTTTCGATTGCTGGCTTGGATAGTGCCTTTACAGGTTGCTCAGGCCTAGCGCACTTGGAGTGTATAGTATTGTGGTGGTAAACATAATTTTTCTGACCTCTTGCTTGAAGCGCTGACCAGCTGTATTCCCGTTTGAATTTCATCCCTATTAAACAGCTTGTATAATCGGCTGATTTTTCTGCTGGAGTCCGCATCGTTAATGTTTCTAAATCCTTGAGTAGTTCGGTTTTCCTCCTCAATGCCTTAGAATTTTGTGTATAAAGGATTTCGCGGATGTGTTTGACAAATTCTCTTGCTTCGTTTTTTTTCGCGGAGTTGTATAGCTTTATATGGCTGTTCCGTACTATTTTAATGGTTTTTTTTAAGTCCCCGCTTTTGACTCTTTGATTAACTATTGTTTTGGCTGTTAAGCTCGATATTGCATGATGCTGATTTTTCGGATATTTTCATAGAACGTCAAATAGTGATGGTTGTAGTTTGGTTTTCCGTATTTTGGCGTGAGAAAGTTTAGAGTTGCAATTTTCAGGTGTTTTAGGCCTTACAGGTGCGCTCAGTGGACCTTAGTATTGGGCTTGATACTAAATATACAATTTATGTAGGGGGCTTAATTTCAAAAAACGCTCTCAGGGTCTACGCATTTAGGGCCGGCACCGGTCGCCGGCTACCAGGCAATGTGGCCTACAAAACCTTAGAAGCCAGAGCAATTCGGACGGAGAGGGCATGCAGATTTTGGTGGGGAGCTAGAAGCAATTCATCCCGCTCCGAGAAAATTCTGGTCTAGGGCGAGCGAATTCTGACTTGAAATGAGAGCGTGCTGATGTGACGGGCTTACGGCCGAGTTTAAGATTTTCTGCCCTGTCAGGTATCGCAGCACCTAAATATCTGAAGGCTAAAAAACTCAGTTTATTCTAACTTGGCTATTGCGAGACCCGCATAAATGAACTTCAAAGTGTTTTCTGTTGCTGTCTGTTTTGTCAGCCTAAATCTGCCCGTCCTTGCTCTCGCCGCCCAGACTGGACAGATCAACATCACTGGCAGAATTATCGAAACGAGTTGCGTACTTGATGCTTCTTCCACCAATGTCAACGTTGTACTGCCGACCGTGGACAAAAGTCAGCTCGCTGGCGCTCAGAGCGCTACCGGTCGTACCGGCTTCACGCTGCAGGTGACCGACTGCCCGGAGGATGCCAAGGTTTCTGCTGCATTTCTGCCTGATTCCAATGTTAATCCCTACGGCAACTTGGTAAACAACGCTGTAAACAAAGCCTCCAACGTCGAGGTTCAACTGCTCGATCAAAATCATACCGTCATCAATATCAATACCGATGACAATGCTTCCCAGGCTTCACGTGCCGTGGATATCAACGGAAAAGGCAGCTTGCAGTACTTCGCGCAGTACTTCTCCCAAGAGGGGAGCGCGGGTGGCGGTGATGTTTCCGTCATGGCCAATTTCATGCTGACCTACGAGTAATCGACTCGCCCGGGGTGTTCACCTCGGGCACCACTGAGGTACCCCCTGATGTCACCTGTCTCCGCTCGACACTTGCCCTCTTTGATGGCAGGGCTGTTCCTTGCTGCATGCTCGATGTCCAGTGCTGTTGCCGGTGTCATGATCGATGGCACCCGTGTGATCTATTCCGCGAAGGAACGAGAAGTCACCGTAAAGCTGACCAACAAGGGCCAGAGCCCCGGGCTCCTGCAAGTCTGGATTGATCGTGGCGACGCCCAGAGCCGACTTCAAGATGCAGACGCGCCCTTTCTCGTTACGCCACCCATTTTCAGGTTGGACCCACAAAAAGGCCAGAGTGTACGCATTGTGTTCACCGGTGAAACGCTGCCTCAGGACAGGGAAAGCTTGTTTTGGTTCAACGCCCTGGAAATCCCACCTATTCCTCAAGGTGCCAGTGCTGGGGCGAACATGATGCAAATCGCTGTGCGTTCACGCCTGAAGATGTTCTATCGCCCGGTCGCTCTGTCCGGCGATGTTCGTAGCTCCGTGAGTCGGATGAAGTGGTCTGTGCAGCGAGTCGATAAGGGCTATGTCCTGCGCGGTGATAACCCGACGCCTTATCACCTGTCGTTTGGTGAGCTGTCAGTGAAGCAGGGCGACAAACGCTACGAAACCGGCGGCGGCATGATTGCTCCCTTCAGTCAGCAGGATTTTTCTCTCGCCGGTCATACCGGCAGTACTGGTGGCCAGGTGCTCTACCGCTGGATCGGTGATTTTGGCACCACCGCCGAACAGAGCATCACACTGAACTGAAATTGACGAGCTGATGTGCCGACAGGTATCACCTCGATACGCGTGCTCAGGTAATCCCATGTTTTTGACGACTCATGCACCGCATTATGCCGGCCGTTTTTTTGCTGCCCGGCATTGGCTATTTGTTACGACGCTCGGCGCGGTTCTGCCCGACAACCTCGCACAAGCCGAGGAAAGCAATGCTGCTCTCGCGTTGTTTAATCCGGCCTTTCTACAAGGCCAGGAAAGAAGTCTGGATATGTCGCGCTTCGAACGCGGGAACGGGGCCATGCCAGGCTCATATCGCCTCGATGTCTACGTCAACCAGCAGTGGATGGGACGCCAGGACATTCGGGTGCGTGACGGCGGCGATGGGAAACCGTCGCGAATTTGCTTTACTCCCGCGCAGGTCTCCAGCCTGGGCATTGACCTCAAGCGCCTGCCTGAAAGCCACGCCCTTGAAAGCGATGACTGCGCGGATATCGGCCTCTGGGTCCCTGATGCCCATATCGACATGGACCTGGGGGCATTGCGCCTGGACTTGAGCATTGCCCAGACTTACCTGAACCGCGCAGCACGAGGCTACGTTGATCCAGGTGACTGGGACCGGGGCGTGACTGCTGCGTTCGTTGACTACAACAGCAATGCCTTTCATAACGATTCACGCGGCTCCAACAGCACAGAGTTCTACACGGGTATCAATAGCGGTTTGAACCTGGGGGACTGGCGTCTGCGCCACAACGCAAGCTACAACCGCAGCAGTAGTGTTGGCGAATCCCGGAGTAAGTACAGCGCGCTGAGCACCTATGCACAGCGCGACCTGACCACGCTCAAATCACAAATTACCCTGGGGGATTACTACACGCCATCCGAGCTGTTCGACAGCGTATCTTTCACCGGTGTGCAAGTGGCGTCCGATGATCGCATGCTGCCTGATTCCCAGCGTGGATTTGCGCCCTCCATCCGAGGCATGGCGCAAAGCAACTCTCGAGTGACCGTGCGTCAAGCTGGCAACATACTTTACGAAACCAGCGTGGCGCCCGGCCCGTTTGTCATCGACGACCTCTACAGTACTGGCTATTCCGGTGACCTAGATGTCACGGTGACCGAGGCTGACGGCCGTATCCACAGCTTCATTGTGCCCTTTGCTTCGGTGGCACAATTGCTGCGCCCAGGGACCTCGCGCTACAGCGTCTCTGCCGGTCAATACCGTGATGACCGCTTGCGCAAAGTGCCAACATTCGTCCAGGCAACCTATCAGCGTGGCATTTCCAACCAGGCGACGGCCTACACTGGCAGCGTCGTCGCCGACCAGTATCTGGCGGTACAGGGCGGTATGGCGTTGAGTACTTCGGTGGGAGCGTTCGCGTTCGATGTCACACAGTCCAACGCTTCTGGTCTGCAGTCAAGCGATGAGGGTACTGACCCACTCGATAGCACCGCTAGCGGAAGGAGTTATCGACTGAGCTACAGCAAGCTCGTCGATAGCACCAAGACTAACTTCGTCGTGGCAGCTTACCGTTTCTCCAGCGAGGGCTACCTGTCCTTTAGCGATTATGCCCGAGCGCAAGACCTGACTGGTCCGGCACCTAACCGCCAGCGCAGTCGGCTTCAAGTGAACATCAACCAGCCATTGCCTGGCGATGCCGGCAGCCTGTACCTGAGCGGGTCGTCGCAGAATCACTGGAATAACGCCAAGAGCCGCGATACCAGCTTCCAGGCCGGGTATTCCAATAGCTATAGCTGGGGAAACCTGAGTCTTTCAGCCAGCCGTACCCAGGGTAGCAATAACAAGGACGATACCCAGTACATGCTGACGCTCTCGATGCCACTTGGCAGAGATCGCCATACCTCATACCTCACCAGCTCCACGACTTATTCGGGTAAAGGTGATGTGGGGACTCAGGTTGGGCTGTCTGGCTCTGTGGGGGAGCAGAGCGAACTTAGTTATGGGGTGTATGGCTCGCATGATCGTGCCTTCGGAGCCAGCAATAGCTCTACGGGGGCCAATGCCCAATACCGTATGGCCAAGACCAATCTATCGGGAAGTATTGGACAGGGGGAAGAGTACAAGCAAGTCGGTATCGGCCTTTCCGGCAGCATCGTGGCCCATCCTGGCGGCGTGACCTTCAGTCAGTCCAAAGGTGAAACGCGTGTCATTGTGGAGGCCAGGGGGGCACAAGGCGCGAGTCTGCTCAACAGCAATGGAGGCGCAATCAGCAGCAGCGGGTATGGAGTGGTGAGCGGCCTGATACCTTATCGTCATAATGAAGTTGTCATCGACCCGAAAGGTATGGCGGCGGACGTTGAGCTGGAAATGAGTTCGCAGAATATCGCACCGCGTCATGGCGCAATCGTGATGCTGAAATATCCAACCACTCAGGGGGCGCCGGTTCTGCTTAACCTGCGTGACGAGGCGGGTAATGCGTTGCCGACGGGGGCCGAAGTACTGGACGCTGAGGGCAATAGCCTGACCTTGGTTGGGCAAATGAGCCGAGCATTCATTCGTGCAGCGGAGCCGAAAGGTGAGCTGATAGTGCGTTGGGGAGACACGCTCGACGGTCAATGTCGCGTTTTGTACACCCTGTCAGCTGCAGCACGCAAAGATAAAGTGGATTTCGAAAAAGTCGACGCGTTGTGCACTAAACAATCAAGCACTTCCGTGGCGCTTAGGTAATGGCTACCGTTGAACTATAAGGTTAAATATGAGTCGCTGTCTGCTTGTTTTCTATTTCGTCAATTTCCAAGGCCGATGTCGGCATCCCGCTCACAGCGCAATTTTTGCACGGGATAAGGCGATTGGTTCTACCACTAACTGGAAAGAAAACACAAACTCTCAGCGCGTAGGGATGCTATGCCAGTACATGGGCGGGCGTAATGTCGGCATAGTGAATGGCACGCTTGTATCTGGATACTCAGATGCCTATCAGCCCAGTAATCCCGGTATAGGTATCCGTTTCAGAGCAACTACTTGGTATTCAGCTTCACAGCAAAGAGCGCTTCCATTTGATATTCCTGGGAATGGGCCCTCCGACTGCTAACCTTGCGTCACCATAATAAAAAATATGAGGGCTTCTGCACAGCTCGTCGTGGTGGGGCAGGTCTGTGCAGGCATTATTATGTCATTTCCAACCGCCCGCATCAGCTATTATGATTCTTAAGAGAGGGGGCCAATGAACGTGAAAATCAGCACGTTTCCAAGTATTATAGAAGCATCGTCCTGTAACGTAGATGGCGACATTATTGCCACAATGCCCAGGATTGAAATAAATCGACTCCCAAGCGTCGGAGCGGTCGCTGAAAGGACGCCTTTCACTATTGGAATGAATTGCGATTCTTCGATTGCTGTTCATATGGTCATCACTGATGCACTTAATCCGGGTAACATTGGGAATGTGCTGACGCTCAGTTCCGACTCGGAGGCAATGGGTGTGGGGTATCAGATTCTACGCGACAACAGCCCGATCAATTTCGGTCATGCCTCGTCTATTGCGGGCGCTTTAAATCAATTCAAGATTGTAAGTTCTACAGGTGGCACCGGGGGCCGGTTCCTGATTCCGTTTGATATCCAATATCAACGAACGGCGTCTTCGAGGCCGAAAACAGGCACGGCCAATGCCGTTGCGGTGTTTACCATGTCTTATCAGTAGTATTCAAATCGCACAATTAAGCGTCAGTACTGTGCGGTGAAAAGGAATGAATTGACTGAAGTTTCGCTCTAGCGAGGCAAAACCTAAAAGGTTGAATGATGAATCTTTATATACTCCCGCTGGTATTTTTGGGGGCTTTCTCGTCTCTATCAATTGCCGCTGTAAATATTCCCCTCGATAGCGCTGTTTTCGCGCGCGATAGGGAAGTCGGCTCGACCACCAACTGGAAAGCCAGTACTGGTTCTCAGGGCGTATGGGCGAAGTGTTCATACGAGGTGCGCAGCATAGGAACGGTTAATGGCCCTCTTGTTCCAGGCTTTTCGGATGTTTATCAGACTAATAATCCTGGCATTGGCGTGCGTTTTCGGGCGACGTCGTGGGATGCAGTTTCAGTACAGCGTACTCTTCCGTTCGATGTTTCTGGTGTTGGAGCTAGCTGTAAACCCAATCAGGATGTATTAAAACACATGAAAGCGACTGCGCAACTCGTGATAGTCGGCCCCGTCAGCTCTGGAACGATAACTGCATTTCCGTCCGCCAATGTGACCTATATTGATAAGGTTAAGAGAGGCGTAATGGATATCAAGATTAGCACTGCTCCAACCATAAAGGCGTCGACCTGTGATGTTGATGGCAATATTGATGTCAAGATGCCAAACATTGGGCTAAATCGCCTTCTGGAAGTTGGATCGGTTGCCGGCAGAACGCCTTTTAATATTGGAATGAATTGCGATCCTTCGATTTCTGTTCATATGGTTATGACCGACGCACAGAACCCGGGAAACACTAGCAATGTGCTGTCGCTCAGTCCCGGCTCGGATGCAACGGGTGTAGGGTATCAAATTTTACGCGACAACAGCCCAATCAATTTAGGTCCTGCCTCGTCTATCGCGGGCGCTTTAAATCAATTCAAGGTTTTAAGTTCCACAGGCAGCGCCGGAGGTAGGTATCTCATTCCGTTTTATATTCAATATCAACGCACAGCGTCTTCCAAACCGGGATCCGGTACGGCCAATGCAAATGCAGTGTTCACGATGTCTTATCAGTAGCCTCCAGAGTGGTTAGTCCAGACCTCCTAGTCTATTGCGAAACCCCAGGTAAAAAATTAGCCAATTTCTAATCAATCGAGGCCGGCCTGAAATTTCCCAAGGTGCATGGGAAATTTCCAGGGTGATCGCAGGGCTTTCCAATAGGCTCGCACTCGTTCGCGTGTAAAAATTTACATGCTGGCCGGCTGGATGCGGATAACGCTATTTGGTTGATATCAGTCTTATTGGATGCGAGGATCGAAGCTATGAAATTTCTTTGGGGTGTATCTGCGTTAACTTGCGTTCTACTTGGTGGGGTGGGTGTGGCGCATGCAGCAAGTAGTGGAAAAATTGAATTCTCTGGCGAGCTGATTGCGGCAAGCTGTACGGTCGCACCGGGTGCTGGTTCGTCAGGTAGCAATGGCAATATTAACGTAGATCTTGGGAAGGTTTCACTCAGTGATGTTGGTGATCCCGGTGTGGGCGTCACTGCAGCTACTCATATCAACTTGGACATTGATTGTTCATCGGGTGTGGGTGGCTTGAGTACAGTAAAAGTAAAGTTTGACCCGCTTTCTGGCTCTGGAATTGATAGTGCTGACGGTCGCCTGCTTAAACTGCAAAGTAGTGAAAAGGCGGCAAAAGGTGTCGCCATTGCAATTCTCAATGACAACAATCAAGTTCTAAACCTGAGTGCCAACGAAACGATCGATGCAGCGCTGAAGGTTGACGAGGGGAAAGCTACCGCTAACCTGAGCATGCGCGCTGCTTATGCGCTTAATGGGGCATCAGATGATGTTAAAGCTGGTGTTGGGAATGCGACCCTGCCTTTTACCCTGACTTACGAATAAAAAATTGCGATGGGGAGGATGATCTCCCCATTTGTAGCTTCGTGGAGGCGAATCAGGTGTTTAATAAGGCGCTATTTAGTTTTTCATTATTTCTATTAACCTTCTTTGTCAATCATTCGCAGGCAGCCATCTCATTGGGTGCCACTCGAGTGATTTTCGACGCTAAGCATCAAGAAGCTTCGTTGTCTGTGCTAAATCAAGGTGGTGAGGATGTACTGGTCCAGTCTTGGCTAGAGTCTGACTCAGCAGATTTTAACATTTCATCCTTTGCGGTCACTCCACCGTTATCCCGCCTATCGAAAGAGGGTCGTCAACAACTAAGGATACTTTACAGTGGAGAGGGAGTTCCATTGGATCGAGAGTCAATTGCTTGGCTGAACGTACAGGAAATCCCACAAAAAGTTAATGGG carries:
- a CDS encoding fimbrial protein; the encoded protein is MRSIVLAALIFFSHQALATCSISGAGEFKLGKDIALSSNVPVGTVLSSHRQVITYGGCRADGVAYLEVPQKLQVGSGLSVVFYYDEKPINGTTARLGFFNSRTANHYFVSFDLVRSAGPVAAGDLHAGGIRAKQLDSDGVSLGPDQPGAVIGSAILGTCVVTTPNILVPLPAVTSSELSSIGATFGEVFFTMAVSCNSSSKVYAEFTDSNNVSNSGESLELGAGSTAKGIRFQMLLDGSLVRYKQRRGLGDIQSDGLIPMSVRYIRDGNLIPGRAVAQSTYIISYD
- a CDS encoding fimbrial protein; its protein translation is MNFKVFSVAVCFVSLNLPVLALAAQTGQINITGRIIETSCVLDASSTNVNVVLPTVDKSQLAGAQSATGRTGFTLQVTDCPEDAKVSAAFLPDSNVNPYGNLVNNAVNKASNVEVQLLDQNHTVININTDDNASQASRAVDINGKGSLQYFAQYFSQEGSAGGGDVSVMANFMLTYE
- a CDS encoding molecular chaperone, with product MSPVSARHLPSLMAGLFLAACSMSSAVAGVMIDGTRVIYSAKEREVTVKLTNKGQSPGLLQVWIDRGDAQSRLQDADAPFLVTPPIFRLDPQKGQSVRIVFTGETLPQDRESLFWFNALEIPPIPQGASAGANMMQIAVRSRLKMFYRPVALSGDVRSSVSRMKWSVQRVDKGYVLRGDNPTPYHLSFGELSVKQGDKRYETGGGMIAPFSQQDFSLAGHTGSTGGQVLYRWIGDFGTTAEQSITLN
- a CDS encoding fimbria/pilus outer membrane usher protein; the protein is MFLTTHAPHYAGRFFAARHWLFVTTLGAVLPDNLAQAEESNAALALFNPAFLQGQERSLDMSRFERGNGAMPGSYRLDVYVNQQWMGRQDIRVRDGGDGKPSRICFTPAQVSSLGIDLKRLPESHALESDDCADIGLWVPDAHIDMDLGALRLDLSIAQTYLNRAARGYVDPGDWDRGVTAAFVDYNSNAFHNDSRGSNSTEFYTGINSGLNLGDWRLRHNASYNRSSSVGESRSKYSALSTYAQRDLTTLKSQITLGDYYTPSELFDSVSFTGVQVASDDRMLPDSQRGFAPSIRGMAQSNSRVTVRQAGNILYETSVAPGPFVIDDLYSTGYSGDLDVTVTEADGRIHSFIVPFASVAQLLRPGTSRYSVSAGQYRDDRLRKVPTFVQATYQRGISNQATAYTGSVVADQYLAVQGGMALSTSVGAFAFDVTQSNASGLQSSDEGTDPLDSTASGRSYRLSYSKLVDSTKTNFVVAAYRFSSEGYLSFSDYARAQDLTGPAPNRQRSRLQVNINQPLPGDAGSLYLSGSSQNHWNNAKSRDTSFQAGYSNSYSWGNLSLSASRTQGSNNKDDTQYMLTLSMPLGRDRHTSYLTSSTTYSGKGDVGTQVGLSGSVGEQSELSYGVYGSHDRAFGASNSSTGANAQYRMAKTNLSGSIGQGEEYKQVGIGLSGSIVAHPGGVTFSQSKGETRVIVEARGAQGASLLNSNGGAISSSGYGVVSGLIPYRHNEVVIDPKGMAADVELEMSSQNIAPRHGAIVMLKYPTTQGAPVLLNLRDEAGNALPTGAEVLDAEGNSLTLVGQMSRAFIRAAEPKGELIVRWGDTLDGQCRVLYTLSAAARKDKVDFEKVDALCTKQSSTSVALR
- a CDS encoding fimbrial protein translates to MNVKISTFPSIIEASSCNVDGDIIATMPRIEINRLPSVGAVAERTPFTIGMNCDSSIAVHMVITDALNPGNIGNVLTLSSDSEAMGVGYQILRDNSPINFGHASSIAGALNQFKIVSSTGGTGGRFLIPFDIQYQRTASSRPKTGTANAVAVFTMSYQ
- a CDS encoding fimbrial protein; its protein translation is MNLYILPLVFLGAFSSLSIAAVNIPLDSAVFARDREVGSTTNWKASTGSQGVWAKCSYEVRSIGTVNGPLVPGFSDVYQTNNPGIGVRFRATSWDAVSVQRTLPFDVSGVGASCKPNQDVLKHMKATAQLVIVGPVSSGTITAFPSANVTYIDKVKRGVMDIKISTAPTIKASTCDVDGNIDVKMPNIGLNRLLEVGSVAGRTPFNIGMNCDPSISVHMVMTDAQNPGNTSNVLSLSPGSDATGVGYQILRDNSPINLGPASSIAGALNQFKVLSSTGSAGGRYLIPFYIQYQRTASSKPGSGTANANAVFTMSYQ
- a CDS encoding fimbrial protein, producing MKFLWGVSALTCVLLGGVGVAHAASSGKIEFSGELIAASCTVAPGAGSSGSNGNINVDLGKVSLSDVGDPGVGVTAATHINLDIDCSSGVGGLSTVKVKFDPLSGSGIDSADGRLLKLQSSEKAAKGVAIAILNDNNQVLNLSANETIDAALKVDEGKATANLSMRAAYALNGASDDVKAGVGNATLPFTLTYE